The region CTGGTGGATTAGTACATGGCAGCTTCTCTCAGTTCACTTAGATTTCTGCACAATGATCACCTCAGAATGAACTTACCTGAGCTACCACATAAACCAGCACcatgcacagatacacacagtTATTCTCTAAAGTTTAGCTGAGGTTCATTTTTCTTCAAGGCAACTATTTCAAAATCTCaggtttattatatttttgtttacttgtttatcaTCTGTCCCCCCTcaccagaatgtgtgtgtgtgtgtgtgtgtgtgtgtgtgtgtgtgtgtgtgtgttagtcactcagttgtgtctgagtctttgcgaccccatagactgtaaccaggcaggctcctctggccatggaattctccaggcaagaatactggagtgggttgccattccattctccagggaatcttcctaacctggggattgtacctgggtctcctgcaatgcaggcagattctttaccttctgagtcaccagggaagccctcactagaATGTAGATGGTAGCattttctgtctcatcacaatGTTGTTTGTCCCTAGGACAATTCCTGGTTTAGAGtaactgctcaataaatgtttgtggaatgaatgaatgagctaattaagaaaaattattttagataagCTTTGGGGAATAGTATAGCATAAAAGGTGTTAGTCCTTTTCTGCAGTTTTCCTATGTTAGAATCCCAGCTATGTGACAGAGCTGACACGTCGAATCAGGGCAAAATCCTCACCTGATAAACATGAGGTCCAAGACTCAGCCAACTTTGTGAGCTTTTTTCCAGACTTTGTGTGGACTCTGAGAGATTTCTCCCTGGAACTGGAAGTAGATGGACAGCCCATCACTGCTGATGAGTACCTGGAAAATTCACTGAAGCTAAAGCAAGGTTACTAGGACTTatggttgggaaaaaaaaaagagaaaacagtatcAGAATGACCATTTCAATGTAGATgctgaaaattataattttataactttGTTATCTTGGCTGTTCTATTAGAGGAAATGAAACAtttcttagacaaatcagtgtgatCTAATTTTAAGTTACTTCCTTCTTGGAGCAGGAAAGAAATTTCATTCCTCTACCCCTTTAATTATTGGGTCTGATCCATGATTAGGTAATTTTTACCTCTTTATATAGGACTTGTGCAAATTACAAAGTTGAAGGGTATATATCTGAAGTAGACTGAAGTTGTAAAACCTCTGATTTTCTTTCCTCtaggaaatgataaaaaaactaaaacttttaaTGAACCTCGGTTATGTATCCGAAAGTTCTTCCCAGAGAAGAAGTGCTTCATCTTTGATCGCCCTGCTCATAGGAAGCACCTTATTCACCTGGAGCAGCTACAAGAGGAAGATCTGAACCCTAAATTCAGAGAACAAGTTGCAGACTTCTGCTGCTACATCCTCAGCCATTCCAAGGCCAAGACTCTCTCAGGCGGTATCACAGTCAATGGGCCTCGTGAGTCCCTCTTACTCTCTTTCCTTACCCAGACTCTCCTACTGCCCATTGTAGACAACAGAAGTGGGAGGCATGAGGATTACTTCTGACAAATACAGAGTCTAATGATGCCAAGGAAAGCACACAACAAGGGTCACATTGTGAATTTTACATATGCACTAAAACTATTTCTGGTATTATCTAATATTCACATAAGTCAGATGAACAAACAGAAAGAACAAGAATCTAATCCAAGAATTCTGCACCAACTTCTCAACTCCCTTTTTATGAAATTTCCTTCCAGGAGAGGTATATTATTGACAAAGTCAGGAAAAGGCAAATATTCCATGTATGTGAGGCTTTGCCTCTCAGCTTAACACAATTCTCTtgttaataaatgcaaaaatgtgtAGTTAGGCACTGATTAGGAGTGCCTGCCATGTACCAAGCACTGGGCATAATCCTCATTCCAACATGATGGGAACAAAAGGTacttaaataatttatgtaaCCCTAATGATTAAACGCTGGTAAGTACAGGGAACCATAACTGAAAGGACGTTTGGGTGACTTCAAAGAGGTTAAAGTCTGAGCCCACGAAAAGATCTTGAGGAATGACAGGCAAAGAGGTAAAGATATGTAATTTATGTTTCATACAGTCCTTCAGAATGTTTTATAGATAATGTGCTGGAGAGATGTACATGAAGCAACAAGAAGATGAATGGTACttgcaatattttttaataaatggtgccTATGTAGGCTAAGATAGTGGCAATAGTGACTGTCAAAATAAACAGAATCCTCACATATTTTGAATGTCAAATCCATGCGTTTTGCTGATGGGAGGCATGTGGGTGTGTGGAAGAAATGATATGGCAGTGTTAAGCTGACTCCAGGATTCTGAGCGTAAGCAACTACTTGAACAGATGTTATTTACTAAAAGAAATATATGGAGGAGGAATAGTTTTCCAGAATGGATGAAGTTGTTTAGATCTGAATTATTTAGTACTGATTttccttcctgccaatgcaggagacataagagacttgagttcaacccctgggttgggaagatcccctggtggaggaaatggcaacccagaccagtattcttgcctagagaatcccatggacagaggaccttggcaggctacagtccatagggtcacaaagagttggacatgactgaagtgacttagcacacatgcctaTAAGTgctatcatgtgatatttgtctttcactgtctgattatttcatttagtatgatgatctctaggtccatttatgttgGTGCAAAtcacattgtttcatttttatggctgagtaacattccattgtatatatgtaccatattgtctttatccattcattgttgatggacatttggttgcttctgtgtcctgatgggcttccctggtggctcagtggtaaagaatccacctgcaatgagggagacctaggtttgatccctgggtcaggaagattcccctggaggtgggtacggcaacccactccagtattcatgtctggagaatcccatggacagaggggtcttgtgggctacaacccatagggttgcagagtcagacatgactaaagtgactgggCAAGTCCTTACTATTTTAGTGCTACTATTAATATTggtgtgcatgcatcttttcatataatagttttctctgtatatatgccCAAGAttaggattgcaggatcataagaggactctatttttcattttttagggaacctccatattgttctctatagtgactgcatcaattcacattcccatcaacagtgtacaagggtccccttttcttcacacgctctccagcatttGGTATCTGTAGACCTTTGAACAAtggcattctgaccagtatgaggtgatatcttattgtagtcAAGAACTAGTAGTTATAGGGCCACAAACCACTCCAGTTCCCCAAGGCTGGGATTTCCTGGTATGTAAGACTTCCAGTGTTAAAACCAGAACTCCCTGGCAAACTTGGATGAATTGCTCACACTGCATGGAGCTCTGCTGAAAGAATATCTAGGAAGACCCTCTTATTTAGGCCAGACCCAGAACTAGTGAGATGCATCACATGTACActtacatttacacacacacgtgCTTGTGTAAATTAAAATGTCTCCTTGACCTTTATATTACTTCGAATTGAGAAAGGAGGGggaactcattaaaaaaagaaagggagattCAGGAAGGCtaagaaaaaattaagacttACCATATTGTCTGCAAAATACCCTTTCTCCAACCCATTCATTCCAATAGCTTCCATTTGGgcgaaggaaggaggaggaaagggaagcttCAAACTCTACTGAACTTAGAGTATAACAAAATATCCCATCACAGttcttctttaaaattcttaaaactacTGCTTGTAACACTTGAAAAGCACAAAAAGTGCACTATCAGTTGACTCAGAATGATTAAATTTGCATGCTCAGGACCGAACTAACACAGCTTGTTCCTCTGTCTCACTAACTCTTAgtcactgttttttaaatttccttcataGGTCTACAGAGCCTGGTGCAGACATATGTCAATGCCATCAGCAGTGGGGATCTGCCCTGCATGGAGAATGCAGTCCTGGCCTTGGCCGAGACCGAGAACTTGGCTGCAGTGCAAAAGGCCATTGCCCACTATGACCAGCAGATGGGCCAGAAGCTGAAGTTGCTCACGGAAACCCTCCAGGAGCTGTTGGACCTGCACAGGGCCAGTGAGAAAGAGGCCATTGAAGTCTTCATGAAGAACTCTTTCAAGGATGTGGACCAAGTGTTTCAGAAAAAATTAGCGGTATGTTTGCTATTCTGGTTAATGAGAGGATGAAAAATCTGggcatttctcttttttgttttcaattggaagataattgctttacaatattgtattggtgtcTTCCACACAACAATGTGAACAAGCCTTTCTTGCTACAAGTAGtcctcccagacccagggatagcaGCCCTCAGTTATATGTACTCATTTGCACTCTTTACTAAAAGAATAGACTGTTCTTACCCTTAGTCCTGGAGACTATGGTACCATGACCAACTATGGTTATTAAGAATATCCTCATCTGTTAATCTCTACCCTATAGGTGCCATATTTTAATCAAACAAGTAAACTGTAAGACTGTATTTACATAagattgttttactttatttttttatttaaagttagtCAAAGACACAGTGCTTTCATATTCCCTGCTAATAATATAGAAGGATTCGCTTCTTTGTGAAAACCCTAAAAACATATTGTGCTTAATGTAAAGcgacaataaatattcagaaagacaagaaagagaaatcaatcaTTAGAATGCTATTTGAGGACTCAAGTCTGAGTTCTTTAAAATTAAGGAAGGATTGTTGTATGACAAATTATCACTTGACAGATGACAATCCCTTCCCGGACTTGTAGGGTAGAATTTTACAAATCGTACCTTCCTGCTTTCAAGGGTTCTGATGAAAGTAAATAGTGAAGGTCAGCAGACTATGAATGTTTTTTAGACCAAAGATACTTGCAAGTTCTCTTCTATAATTGAATGCAGGTAAAAATGCTGTTCTGTAGGCTTTCTCCATACAGACATTAACTGCATTACAATCTCCATTACCTTCATTAGCCTTATATTGAGAAAATATGCcaaaatactattattttaaacaaCGTACCACCAATCATTGACCCTTTTGAGCACTTACAGAGAAGTCACTGGGCTTAACACTTTATACCACTGCATATAATCCTGACAGGGAATCTATGAGATGGATACAATTTCCTGTGTTTTAACAAAGAAATCTCATTTCATGAAGGTTGAGTGACACTAAGTCACAAATTGCTGGAACCAGAAACGTTCTGCAGGCCTGCCATACTGGACAATTGTGTGGTGAACTATTAGGGACTTAAAAAGAGAAGTTTCAAATGGAGCAGTGTTTATGCTTTGAGACTCATTCtctgaagctaaaaaaaaatcaggaaaaaggcTTCAGATAAGCACaaagagaagtagatgtattttttaaaccaacACCCTATCTAACAGTTTTCTAGAATCTCCCAACATGATGAGAGGTGTGTTATATTTATGTGCCACCTTCTCTGCAGGAGAAGCATTTCCCAGTAATCCACCTTGGTTCACAACCTCATCATGGCTCATGGTACCATTTGTGCTATTTTTCACCTCACAGGACGAGTTAGAAGCAAAGCGACATGACTTTTGTAGACAGAACATGAAAGCATCTTCAGATTACTGCATGGCTTTAATTGATGATATATTTCATCCTCTATATGAAGATGTGAAGCAGGGAACATTTTCTAAACCAGGAGgttattatctatttattaagAAGATGAATGAGCCGAAGGATAAATACCACCAGGTCCCCAGAAAGGGGGTACAGGTAAATTACCTACTGATCACCATTTCTGGGGCCTCGCTGATATGACTCTTTCAAACTACAGTGGGAACAACAAAAATGCAATGGGTAAATGGTGCCTGTGGCTTTCATTGACTACTATGGGTTTATTCAATAGGACAGACTACCATGAGATGAATAGCAGATTCATCCCATGGTAGTGCTTCTTGGAAGCACAGATGGGAGCCCTCAAAAACGTTTGCagaatttattcaataatttagtCATTCTATCATCCAAAAATTCTCTACTCAGGCCTAACTCTATGTCTATAACTGGGATtagtgcagttttttttttttttttttaaaagcaagttctTTCAAAGTATTCAGCAATCAACAAATTATAGCTTACAGCAAATCTAATAATAATAGCAGTTCACTTATAGACCTATTTTGTGTTAGGAAAGAAATGAGCTTAACTCATTCAGTCCTCATAAGAGCAATATGAAGTACATGACATCAgtgtcctcattttataaattaaaaaactgagaGAAGTAAAATAACTCACCTAAGATGTACAGGTAATAAGTGGTACAGCTGAAATGGAAACTCTAACAGGAAAGTCTGGGCTCATAACTTTGCTTCTGTGCCAGTATACTCAGGTTATATCAGTTAGAATTAGGTTTGGGCACATAtgttttcccccaattattttaattagttggaggctaattactttacaatattgtagtgggttttctcatacattgacatgaatcaggcatggatttacatgtgttccccatcctgaactcccctgccacctccttccccatcccatccctctgggtcatgccAGGGTACCAGCCCCGAacatatgtctcatgcatccaacctaggctggcgatctgtttcacacttgataatatacatgttttaatgctgttctcttagatcatcccaccgtcaccttctcccacagagtccaaaagtctgttctatatatctgtgtctctttttcagtcttgcatatagggttatcattaccatctttctaaatttctaaatatatgcattagtaaactgtattggtgtttatctttctgacttacttcactctgtacaatggagcccattttatccatctcattagaactgattcaaatgtattctttttaatgcctgagtaatattccattgtgtatatgtaccacagctttcttatccattcgtctgctgatgggcatctaggttgcttccatgtcctggctattataaacagtgctacattgagcattggggtacacatgactctacattggggtacacatgtctctttcagaactagtttcctcagtgtatatgcccaggagtgggattgctgggtcatatggcagttctatttccagttttttaaggactctccacactgttctccatagcggctgtactactttgcattcccaccaacagtataagagagtTCTctattctccacaccctctccagcatttatagcttgtagacttttggatagcagccatcatgactggtgtgtaatggtacctcattgaggttttgatttgcatttctctgataatgagtgatattgagcatattttcatgtgtttgttagccatctgtatgtcttcgtggagaaatgtctgtttagatctttgtgggcacatgttatttaaaaacaaaacaaatgtgcCTTAAGAACACAGAAGTTTCTTTCTCTTATATACAAGAAGTAAGGCAGAGGGGTCCAGGCTGCTATGACAATTCCACAATCACGCTGTTCCCAGACTCTCCTGTTCTGCTCCAGCACCTTAGCACCCAGCCTCCATCTTCAAGGTCAATTCATGGTATAAGATGGCTGTTGGAGTTTCACCCATTCTTTCCATATTACAgatgggaagaaaaggggaaaacagaaaatgtctCTGGATCAAGTCTCTTTAAGGTGATCTGTAAAAAGCCCAATATAATACCATTGCATAAGTGGTATTAACCAAATTTTAATCTTATGGCCACCGCCAGCTACCAGGGAGGTTGgctaaaaaaaatgcagtattttaTCATGGCCAATGACGTGCCctgagtgggaaaaaaatgagGTTCTATTATTATGAACAAAGGGGAGTAAAATATTAGGGTGACTCTAGAAGCTGCTATCAAAGAGACAAAAATTgcacagaggaaaaataaagtaggGTACAGGTTTAGGAGAGGAAGGGAACATGGTCCTATTTTATATGCAAGATTTTAGATAGGACCTCTCTGGTGAGGTGCTGTTTCAACAGTCTTCAAGGAAGTCAGGATGTAAGCCAAGCGAGCATCTAGAAGAAGATAacttcaaacaacagaaaatcCCAGAAGGATGAATTGGTTTATGTCCAACAAACGTGGCAAGAGGgcaatgagcaaagaaagtggtggCAGGAGGTAAGGTCAAGAGATGCTCAAGGCCAGAGGATAACCAGGTAGTATCCTGGAGGGCCCTGAGAGTAGTTTCAGTTttacttgaaaagagttggaaaatCAGCAGAGGGTTTGGTGCATCAGAGTGAAGTGATCTTTTTTAAAGTGATACGACACTAGCTGCTCTCAGGAAATCAGACAGTAggggagcaagaggagaaggaagtaggACACGAATTATGAATCTTTAATACCATGGTCCAGGCAAGAAGAGATACTATCCTGGACCAGTGTGTTTGGGAGGAATATGTTACAACTGATGGGCTCTTGCTGGCTTTATTTTGAAGCCAAAGCAAATTGCATTAGCTGATGTAAAGAACAGCCACAAGGTTTGCAATCCGTACAATTAGAAGATAAGCTTTACTGATTACATTTCTAACATCGGGGTGACTGAGAATGAGGCAAATTTGAGGGTGGATCTagagttgggttttaagccagtttgAGATAGTATTCATTAATAAATTCTAAAACGGGTAAAATGAAATTGAATTGAAACATGTACTGCTAAGTTTTCCTTTAACCCATAACCTCTATTTCCTAATTCTAACTTGATCTGCATCAATAGACAGAAGAGACACTGAGGAAATATTTGGGTTCCAAAGAGGGTGTGGCTGATGCACTTCGACAGACTGATCAGTCGctgacagaaaaggaagaagagactgAAGGTGAGAACACCTGAAaacactctgctgctgctaagtcgcttcagtcgtgtctgactcttatgtgtGACCCCTTAgtcggaagcccaccaggctcccctgtccctgggattctccaggcaagaacactggagtgggttgccatttcctcctccaatgaaagtgaaatgtgaaagatgaaagtgcagtcgctcagtcgtgtccgactcttagcgaccccatggactgcagcctaccaggctcctccgtccttggtattctccaggcaagaacaatggagtgggttgtcatgccctcctccagggaatctccaccaagggatccaactcacatctcctgcactggcagtcagattctgATTGCTCAGTGCAAATATAAACACAAGAGTCTTTCTTCATGAGACAAGCAAACaaggaaaaagggagaaagtagaaataaagctataaaaataacttAAGATTCTCATAtttctctgcttatttttcttcttaagtggAACGTATAAAGTCTGAAGCTGTGGAAGCTGCAAAGAAAATGTtagagaaaatgcaaaagaagTATCAACAGATGATGCAAGAAAAAGAAGCGAGTTATCAGGAACATATGAAGCAACTGACtgagaagagggaaaaggagagggcCCAGTTAATAGCAGACCAAGAGAGGGTTCTAGCCCTTAAACTTCAGGTATTCAACTGTAGCATCTCCATTCTACTTCCACTGTGCTGAATCAAAGCTCTTAAAAGTTAGGGCATTATATCAGTTTAAGGACTGTTCTAGCCCAAACACTGGTAGACATTTCATTCCCTTACTGCTTCTACCCCTAACCATCTCTGGTTATTGAAGTCTATCCTGACAGGGAATATATGAGATGGATACAATTTCCTGCATTTTACCAACAAAGAAATCTCATTTCATGAAGGTTGAGTGTCACTAAGTCACAAACCGTGGAATCAGGAACTTCCTGCAGGCCTGCCATACTCAACCATTGTGTGGTGAATTATTAGGGACTTAAAAAGAGAAGTTTCAAATGGAGCAGTGTTTATGCTTTGAGACTCATTCtctgaagctaaaaaaaaaaaaaaaggaaaaaaaaaaccatggggAAAATAGCTTcagataaaaacaaagagaagtagatgtattttttaaaccaacACTCTATCTAACAGTTTTCTAGAATCTCCCAACATGATGAGGGGTGTGTTATATTTATGTGCCACCTTCTCTGCAGGAGAAGCATTTCCCAGTAATCCACCTTGGTTCACAACCTCATCATGGCTCACGGTACCACTTGTGCTATTTTACACCTCACAGGACGAGTTAGAAGCAAAGCGACATGACTTTTGTAGACAGAACGTGAACGAATCCTCAGATTGCTGCATGGCTTTAATTGATGATATATTTCATCCTCTATATGAAGATGTGAAGCAGGGAACATTTTCTAAACCAGGAGgttattatctatttattaagAAGATGAATGAGCCGAAGGAAAAGTACCACCAGGTCCCCAGAAAGAGGGTACAGGTAAATTACCTACTGATCAGCATTTCTGGGGCCTCGCTGATATGACTCTTTCAAACTACAGTGGGAACAACAAAAATGCAATGGGTAAATGGTGCCTGTGGCTTTCATTGACTACTATGGGTTTATTCAATAGGACAGACTACCATGGGATGAATCTGCTATTCATCCCATGGTAGTGCTTCTTGGAAGCACAGTGGGTAGCCCTCAAAAACGTTTGCagaatttattcaataatttagtCATTCTATCATCCAAAAATTCTCTACTCAGGCCTAACTATATGTCTATAACTGGGATtagtgcagtttaaaaaaaaaagcaagttcttTCAAAGTATTCACCAGCAATCAACAAAGTATAGCTTACAGCAAATCTAATAATAACAGCAGCTCACATATAGACCTATTTTGTGTTAGGAAAGAAATGGGCTTAACTCATTCAGTCCTCATAAGAGCACTATGAAGTACATGATATCAatgtcctcattttataaataagaaaactgagggaaGTAAAATAACTCACCTAAGATGTATAGGTATTAAGTGGTACAGCTGAAATGGAAACTCTAACAGGAAACTCTGGGCTCATAACTAAGCTTCTGTGCCAGTATACTCAGGTTATATCAGTTAGAATTAGGTTTGGgcacatattatttaaaaacaaaacaagagtgtCTTAAAAACAGAGAAGTTTCTTTCCCTCTTATATACAAGAAGTAAGGCAGAGGGGTCCAGGCTGCTATGACAATTCCACAATCATGCTGTTCCCAGACTCTCCTGTCCTGCTCCAGCACCTTAGCACCCAGCCTCCATCTTCAAGGTCAATTCATGGTATAAGATGGCTGTTGGAGTTTCACCCATTCTTTCCATATTACAgatgggaagaaaaggggaaaacagaaaatgtctCTGGATCAAGTCTCTTTAAGGTGATCTGTAAAAAGCCCAATATAATACCATTGCATAAGTGGTATTTGCCAAATTTTAATCTTATGGCCACCTCCAGCTACCAGGGAGGTTGGCtaaaaaaaatgcagtgttttATCATGGCCTATAATGTGCCCcgactgggaaaaaataaaataggttctATTACTAAgaatgaagggaagaaaaatattaggGTGACTGCTATCACAGGTCTAGGAGAGGAAGGGAACATGGTCCTATTTTATATGTAGGATTTTAGAGAGGACCTCTCTAGTGAGGTGCTGTTTCAACAGTCTTCAAGGAAGTCAGGAAGTAAGCCAAGCGAGCATCTAGAAGAAGATAatttcaaacaacagaaaatcCCAGAAGGATGAATTGGTTTATGTCCAACAAACGTGGCAAGAGGgcaatgagcaaagaaagtggtggCAGGAGGTAAGGTCAAGAGATGCTCAAGGCCAGAGGATAACCAGGTAGTATCCTGGAGGGCCCTGAGAGTAGTTTCAGTTttacttgaaaagagttggaaaatCAGCAGAGGGTTTGGTGCATCAGAGTGAAGTGATCTTTTTTAAAGTGATACGACACTAGCTGCTCTCAGGAAATCAGACAGTAggggagcaagaggagaaggaagtaggACACGAATGATGAATCTTTAATACCATGGTCCAGGCAAGAAGAGATACTATCCTGGACCAGTGTGTTTGGGAGGAATATGTTACAACTGATGGGCTCTTGCTGGCTTTATTTTGAAGCCAAAGCAAATTCCATTAGCTGATGTAAAGAACAGCCACAAGGTTTGCAATCCATACAATTAGAAGATAAGCTTTACTGATTACATTTCTAACATCGGGGTGACTGAGAATGAGGCAAATTTGAGGGTGGATCTagagttgggttttaagccagtttgAGATAGTATTCATTAATAAATTCTAAAACGGGTAAAATGAAATTGAATTGAAACATGTACTGCTAAGTTTTCCTTTAACCCATAATCTCTATTTCCTAATTCTAACTTGATCTGCATCAATAGACAGAAGAGACACTGAGGAAATATTTGGGTTCCAAAGAGGGTGTGGCTGATGCACTTCGACAGACTGATCAGTCGctgacagaaaaggaagaagagactgAAGGTGAGAACAGCTGAAaacactctgctgctgctaagtcacttcagtcgtgtctgactcttatgtgtGACCCCTTAgtcggaagcccaccaggctcccctgtccctgggattctccaggcaagaacactggagtgggttgccatttcctcctccaatgaaagtgaaatgtgaaagatgaaagtgcagtcgatcagtcgtgtccgactcttagcgaccccatggactgcagcctaccaggctcctccgtccttggtattctccaggcaagaaca is a window of Muntiacus reevesi chromosome 1, mMunRee1.1, whole genome shotgun sequence DNA encoding:
- the LOC136149253 gene encoding guanylate-binding protein 2-like → MASEIHMPAPECLIENINGRLVVNPVTAKILSAIRQPVVVVAIVGLYRTGKSYLMNKLAGKNKGFSLGSTVQSHTKGIWMWCMPHPEKPDHALVLLDTEGLGDVEKGDNQNDSWIFALAVLLSSTFVYNSIGTINQQAMDQLHYVTELTRRIRAKSSPDKHEVQDSANFVSFFPDFVWTLRDFSLELEVDGQPITADEYLENSLKLKQGNDKKTKTFNEPRLCIRKFFPEKKCFIFDRPAHRKHLIHLEQLQEEDLNPKFREQVADFCCYILSHSKAKTLSGGITVNGPRLQSLVQTYVNAISSGDLPCMENAVLALAETENLAAVQKAIAHYDQQMGQKLKLLTETLQELLDLHRASEKEAIEVFMKNSFKDVDQVFQKKLADELEAKRHDFCRQNMKASSDYCMALIDDIFHPLYEDVKQGTFSKPGGYYLFIKKMNEPKDKYHQVPRKGVQTEETLRKYLGSKEGVADALRQTDQSLTEKEEETEVERIKSEAVEAAKKMLEKMQKKYQQMMQEKEASYQEHMKQLTEKREKERAQLIADQERVLALKLQDELEAKRHDFCRQNVNESSDCCMALIDDIFHPLYEDVKQGTFSKPGGYYLFIKKMNEPKEKYHQVPRKRVQTEETLRKYLGSKEGVADALRQTDQSLTEKEEETEVERMKSEAAEAAKKMLEEMQKKNQQMMQEKEASYQEHMKQLTEKREKERAHLIADQERVLALKLQEQGRLLQEEFQKESMKLHEEIIALQKNQGESQSCNIL